A single region of the Acidobacteriota bacterium genome encodes:
- a CDS encoding acyl-CoA carboxylase subunit beta, giving the protein MTRVQEPVGAGGSIRSQQSSELEQRLELSRLGGGAERIDRQHASGKLTARERIDLLLDPGSFVEIDALVTHRCTDFGMAEQRIPGDGVVCGHGRVDQRPVYVFAQDFTVFGGSLSETNARKICKVMDLAVENGAPVVGLNDSGGARIQEGVASLGGYADIFLRNTLASGVVPQISAIMGPCAGGAVYSPAITDFVLMVEGTSYMFVTGPDVIKTVTHEDVSMEELGGAKTHARRSGVAHFTAPDDTGCLLAVRELLGYLPGNNLDDPPPRPTDDPDDRESPELDELVPVDPNKPYDIGALIRAVVDDGRFLEVHRSFAQNIVVGFAHFGGRSVGIVANQPNYLAGVLDIDAAVKGGRFVRFCDAFNIPLVTFEDVPGFLPGVQQEHGGIIRNGAKLLYAFAEATVPKITVITRKAYGGAYCVMASKHLRTDVNLAYPTAEIAVMGPSGAVNILYRQQIRNAEDPEALRERMAAEYREKFSNPYVAAERGFVDAVIAPRTTRHEIVRALRQLEGKRCGVPAKKHGSVPL; this is encoded by the coding sequence ATGACCAGGGTGCAGGAGCCAGTCGGAGCAGGAGGCTCGATCCGCAGCCAGCAGTCGAGCGAACTGGAGCAACGCCTCGAACTGTCGCGGCTGGGCGGAGGCGCCGAGCGCATCGATCGCCAGCATGCGAGCGGCAAACTGACCGCGCGGGAGCGAATCGATCTGTTGCTGGATCCAGGGTCGTTCGTCGAGATCGATGCGTTGGTGACGCACCGCTGCACCGATTTCGGCATGGCCGAGCAGCGCATACCGGGTGACGGTGTCGTGTGCGGACATGGTCGTGTGGACCAGCGCCCGGTGTACGTCTTTGCGCAGGACTTCACCGTGTTCGGTGGTTCGCTGTCCGAGACGAATGCGCGCAAGATCTGCAAGGTCATGGACCTGGCGGTCGAGAACGGTGCTCCGGTCGTGGGCCTGAACGACTCGGGAGGCGCCCGCATCCAGGAGGGTGTCGCCTCGCTGGGCGGTTACGCGGACATCTTTCTCCGTAACACGCTGGCCTCGGGTGTGGTGCCCCAGATCAGCGCGATCATGGGGCCCTGCGCGGGCGGTGCGGTCTACTCGCCGGCGATCACGGACTTCGTGCTGATGGTCGAGGGCACGAGCTACATGTTCGTGACCGGTCCGGACGTGATCAAGACCGTGACCCACGAGGACGTCTCGATGGAGGAGCTGGGCGGAGCGAAGACGCACGCGAGGCGGAGCGGAGTGGCCCACTTCACAGCCCCGGACGACACGGGCTGTCTGCTCGCCGTGCGGGAACTGCTCGGCTACCTGCCGGGCAACAATCTGGACGATCCACCGCCCCGTCCGACCGACGATCCGGACGACCGCGAGTCTCCTGAGCTCGACGAGCTGGTGCCGGTCGATCCGAACAAGCCCTACGACATCGGTGCATTGATTCGTGCCGTCGTGGACGACGGCCGCTTTCTCGAAGTTCACCGCAGCTTTGCCCAGAACATCGTTGTTGGTTTTGCGCACTTCGGCGGCCGCAGCGTCGGCATCGTCGCCAACCAACCGAACTACCTCGCCGGTGTTCTGGACATCGACGCGGCGGTGAAGGGCGGTCGCTTCGTCCGCTTCTGTGACGCGTTCAACATCCCGCTCGTCACTTTCGAGGACGTACCGGGTTTCCTGCCGGGCGTGCAGCAGGAGCACGGCGGGATCATTCGCAACGGCGCCAAGCTTCTCTACGCGTTCGCCGAGGCGACGGTGCCGAAGATCACCGTGATCACGCGCAAGGCTTACGGCGGTGCGTACTGCGTGATGGCCAGCAAGCACCTGCGCACGGACGTCAACCTGGCCTATCCGACGGCGGAGATCGCGGTCATGGGACCGAGCGGAGCGGTCAACATCCTGTATCGCCAGCAGATCCGGAACGCGGAAGACCCCGAGGCTCTGCGCGAACGGATGGCGGCCGAGTACCGCGAGAAGTTCTCCAACCCGTACGTGGCGGCGGAGCGCGGCTTCGTCGATGCGGTGATTGCCCCGCGTACGACCCGCCACGAGATCGTCCGCGCCCTGCGACAGCTTGAAGGCAAGCGCTGCGGCGTGCCGGCGAAGAAGCACGGAAGCGTGCCGCTGTAA
- a CDS encoding metallopeptidase TldD-related protein: METTPTDRQSNALLASEVTKLTDSLTRLPDHPGQRTEAFFERLETAELLPKRSHDRLRLRREQGLSVRRIEAGSSRLASADTISGHAFASCCDRVTGTAGSIGPPPRIRTGRWPPLRIAEIERAERQLGRAVNRRRAGFPMDVTVRRHRRQVQVIHGHMSAPSQFEEYFSLRVETPWGVWGGLLPSLADEDLDPVATCLVDRLRSRNLPEHSNMPRVIVLGPCAAAVMLHEVVAHTLEADTLALTGAPESVVGLKLGKDDLDVIDDPRLAPDGCGRFSDDEGTTVIARWLLRGGRVRQPLADLCWAGRYQRLIPGAARRASRHVLPGPRTTHLELLPSDTPEADLFHEAAGGLYIGEFESGTLNPFDGGCVLRAPCARRLGASGPVEFVGPVELRSRTVDLLAAVTAVGDRPLAAGAGWCAKDGALLPVWARSPSVRLEGLD, translated from the coding sequence ATGGAGACGACGCCCACCGACCGGCAGTCGAACGCGCTGCTGGCCTCGGAGGTCACCAAGCTGACCGATTCCCTGACCCGGCTGCCAGACCACCCCGGTCAGCGAACGGAGGCGTTCTTCGAACGGCTGGAAACGGCCGAGTTGCTGCCGAAGCGCTCCCACGACCGCCTTCGCCTGCGGCGGGAGCAGGGTCTCTCTGTCCGGCGAATCGAAGCGGGCAGCAGTCGCCTGGCCTCCGCCGACACGATTTCGGGGCATGCCTTCGCCTCGTGCTGCGACCGCGTCACCGGCACGGCCGGTTCGATCGGTCCACCTCCGAGAATCAGGACCGGTCGCTGGCCGCCGCTCCGGATCGCCGAGATCGAGCGCGCGGAGCGCCAACTCGGCCGCGCCGTCAATCGGCGCCGCGCTGGCTTTCCCATGGACGTCACAGTGCGCCGACACCGGCGGCAGGTACAGGTGATTCACGGTCACATGTCGGCTCCCAGCCAGTTCGAGGAGTACTTCAGCCTGCGCGTGGAAACGCCGTGGGGGGTGTGGGGCGGCCTGCTGCCATCGCTCGCCGACGAGGATCTCGACCCGGTCGCCACCTGCCTGGTCGATCGACTGAGGTCAAGGAACCTGCCGGAGCACTCGAACATGCCCCGCGTCATCGTTCTCGGGCCCTGCGCCGCCGCGGTCATGCTGCACGAGGTTGTTGCCCATACGCTGGAAGCGGACACCCTGGCCCTTACCGGCGCCCCGGAAAGCGTCGTCGGCCTGAAGCTGGGTAAGGACGATCTCGACGTGATCGACGATCCCCGGCTGGCGCCGGACGGCTGCGGACGTTTCAGCGACGACGAAGGTACAACCGTCATCGCCCGCTGGCTGCTTCGGGGCGGCCGTGTGCGGCAGCCGCTGGCGGACCTCTGCTGGGCAGGCCGCTACCAGCGACTGATTCCGGGAGCCGCGAGACGGGCCAGCCGCCACGTACTGCCGGGCCCGCGTACGACACATCTCGAGTTGCTGCCCAGCGACACGCCCGAAGCGGACCTGTTCCACGAAGCCGCCGGCGGCCTCTACATCGGTGAGTTCGAGAGCGGGACGCTGAACCCGTTCGACGGCGGCTGCGTGTTGCGGGCGCCCTGCGCCCGGAGACTCGGAGCCAGCGGCCCGGTCGAGTTCGTGGGGCCGGTGGAGCTCCGGTCACGGACGGTCGACCTCCTCGCGGCCGTCACCGCGGTCGGAGACCGTCCGCTGGCCGCCGGCGCCGGATGGTGCGCGAAGGACGGAGCGCTCCTGCCCGTATGGGCCCGCAGCCCCTCCGTCCGCCTGGAGGGTCTGGATTGA
- a CDS encoding metallopeptidase TldD-related protein codes for MKPLRLPTIQALRTALTAVTERTGASAAEVYVKAGGGVQVEIDPWRAGIASPSAPADWRSHTLQVEEKGWALRAGADGRALFVAESGSLPAPGGWRLLNRHSLRPGSLMLPSPNRRKATMATGRKDPPDHDAEALGRDLVHRILERTRSELPGSRLIRARLHDGASASVLANSEGVTGRSSLRLATVEMEFAVERKGTRGSCSLYRAAGDLMHFDASTIAAEVADRLTLATAAPEPVLPSGELAVSPAVASNLLALLSPVLRDRDGWETLQRLSSGSSLGPTDLAVLDDGALETGWIRTSVDDEGVPTRAVTLIRDGEPGEPLLTWEDDGWSGFSATGCRRRSGWRAPPELSHSHLYIARGPEPADRIRTGIRRGCYLLDRAPGGRLGVTFEDSDSEAEASFEIDVTGFVIEHDRILGAIPRARLGGSVRQLLRGIRAIGDDLRFLPVPGPVGAPTLLLTGLQLEPV; via the coding sequence TTGAAGCCCCTGCGGCTGCCGACCATCCAGGCCTTGCGGACCGCTCTGACCGCGGTTACCGAGCGCACCGGTGCATCGGCCGCCGAAGTCTACGTCAAGGCCGGCGGCGGCGTGCAAGTCGAGATCGACCCCTGGCGGGCGGGCATCGCCTCGCCGTCGGCACCTGCGGACTGGCGGTCTCACACACTTCAGGTCGAGGAGAAAGGGTGGGCCCTGCGCGCCGGAGCTGACGGCCGAGCCCTCTTCGTTGCCGAGTCCGGTTCCCTGCCCGCTCCAGGCGGCTGGCGCCTACTCAATCGCCACTCCCTCCGGCCGGGCTCGCTGATGCTGCCGTCCCCCAACCGGCGCAAGGCGACCATGGCCACTGGCAGGAAGGACCCACCTGACCACGACGCGGAAGCACTTGGCAGGGACCTCGTGCACCGCATCCTGGAACGAACCCGAAGCGAGCTCCCGGGCAGCCGCCTGATCCGGGCCAGACTGCACGATGGCGCCAGCGCGTCCGTACTTGCAAACAGCGAAGGAGTTACCGGGCGGAGTTCGCTGCGCCTCGCAACGGTCGAGATGGAGTTCGCCGTCGAACGCAAGGGCACGCGTGGTTCCTGCAGCCTCTATCGCGCTGCCGGTGACCTGATGCACTTCGACGCGTCCACCATCGCCGCCGAAGTCGCGGACCGGCTGACTCTCGCCACCGCGGCGCCCGAACCCGTTCTGCCTTCCGGTGAACTCGCGGTGTCGCCAGCGGTCGCCTCCAACCTGCTGGCCCTGCTCAGCCCTGTCCTGCGGGACCGCGACGGCTGGGAAACGCTACAGCGCCTGAGTTCCGGCTCCTCCCTGGGACCGACGGACCTGGCAGTCCTGGACGACGGAGCTCTTGAGACCGGGTGGATCCGGACTTCGGTCGACGACGAAGGGGTGCCGACGCGGGCGGTGACGCTGATCAGGGACGGGGAACCCGGCGAGCCCCTGCTGACCTGGGAGGATGACGGGTGGTCGGGCTTCTCCGCTACCGGCTGCCGGCGCCGGTCCGGCTGGCGGGCTCCGCCCGAACTCAGTCACTCCCATCTCTACATCGCCCGCGGCCCGGAGCCCGCGGATCGAATCCGGACTGGAATCCGGCGCGGCTGCTATCTGCTGGACCGGGCTCCCGGCGGCCGTCTGGGCGTCACCTTCGAAGACTCTGACAGCGAAGCCGAAGCGTCCTTCGAGATCGATGTAACCGGCTTCGTCATCGAACATGACCGCATTCTGGGAGCGATCCCGAGAGCGCGGCTCGGAGGTTCGGTCCGGCAGTTACTGCGGGGAATCCGCGCCATCGGAGATGACCTGAGGTTCCTCCCGGTGCCCGGACCGGTGGGCGCTCCGACACTGCTGCTGACCGGACTGCAGCTCGAGCCCGTGTAG
- a CDS encoding tetratricopeptide repeat protein, whose amino-acid sequence MNAKNTLSRAKSLVPCLLLLGSVALCAALLSGESSVEAQIGGAVAKADPDLERAIEEQRRLVQSQSRPAARATALNDLANLLELRGDVTAALESYRAAIAADGTWAPAHYNLGLLAYTTGDMELASSHLATAIELAPENAWAHYQLGRIADDAGASEKAVRHYVRAVSLDSRLAFDDVNPHFAVNRHATEILLRADRTNVSALPPRTYSDPGRISGLLIPAHAPPAPEAAAEEATEAAEVTGAAEVTETTESDGSGRDRVHGYRAPAATGTEGSEPSATATAPLPVSSPEDERASIPADLPRAAETAAEREPRVFTREDLRSRTLASGGVTRVPVGTPAPSTSPAAGRRGAIQVGTPVGPGGRQPEPLPSPGTLGGSSGGRFQPTFRSSAQLDTTIRRLPVPAP is encoded by the coding sequence ATGAACGCCAAGAACACACTTTCGAGAGCGAAGTCGCTCGTTCCCTGCCTGCTTCTGCTTGGCAGCGTGGCGCTCTGCGCGGCGCTCTTGAGCGGTGAGTCCTCGGTCGAGGCCCAGATCGGCGGCGCCGTGGCGAAGGCGGATCCGGACCTGGAAAGGGCGATCGAGGAGCAGCGCAGGCTGGTGCAGAGTCAGAGCCGCCCGGCCGCCCGCGCGACGGCCCTGAACGATCTCGCCAACCTGCTGGAACTGCGGGGAGATGTCACTGCGGCGCTCGAGTCCTACCGCGCGGCGATCGCCGCGGACGGCACCTGGGCGCCGGCGCACTACAACCTGGGCCTGCTCGCCTATACGACCGGCGACATGGAGTTGGCGTCGAGCCACCTCGCGACGGCGATCGAACTGGCACCGGAGAACGCCTGGGCGCACTACCAGCTCGGCCGGATCGCGGACGATGCGGGCGCAAGCGAGAAGGCGGTCAGGCACTACGTGCGGGCCGTGAGCCTGGACTCGCGCCTGGCGTTCGACGACGTGAATCCTCATTTCGCGGTGAACCGCCACGCCACCGAGATCCTGCTCCGGGCGGACCGCACGAACGTCAGTGCACTGCCGCCGAGGACGTACTCGGATCCCGGCAGGATCAGCGGCCTGCTCATACCGGCGCATGCGCCCCCGGCCCCGGAAGCGGCGGCCGAAGAGGCAACGGAGGCGGCCGAGGTAACGGGGGCCGCCGAGGTAACGGAGACGACCGAGTCGGATGGCAGCGGACGCGACCGGGTGCACGGGTACCGCGCTCCGGCGGCAACTGGGACGGAAGGGTCCGAGCCTTCGGCGACGGCCACAGCCCCGCTCCCGGTGTCCTCGCCGGAGGATGAGAGGGCGAGTATCCCCGCGGACCTGCCCCGCGCGGCCGAAACCGCCGCCGAGCGGGAACCGCGGGTCTTCACCCGGGAGGACCTTCGGAGCCGCACGCTCGCCTCCGGAGGCGTTACCAGGGTGCCCGTGGGCACTCCGGCCCCGTCGACGAGCCCTGCCGCGGGGAGGCGCGGTGCGATCCAGGTTGGGACGCCGGTCGGACCGGGCGGCAGGCAGCCGGAGCCCCTTCCTTCGCCCGGGACGCTTGGCGGCTCGAGTGGGGGGCGCTTCCAGCCGACCTTCCGCAGCAGCGCTCAACTCGACACGACGATTCGGCGCCTCCCCGTCCCTGCGCCGTAG
- the selA gene encoding L-seryl-tRNA(Sec) selenium transferase, with product MSQLRRLPAVGRLLQESPLAELTGLYGRQATRVQAALVIDQLRGEIRTGIEDDDLGDLIRRIPELVRAALEAEAPPLRRVLNATGIFLHTNLGRAPLPRSVAHDLRTRLDAYCDLEMDLATGHRTDRSLRVESLIRTLTGAEAALVVNNNAAALVLALSTLASGREVLLSRSELVEIGGSFRIPDILTASGARLVEVGTTNRTRLADFERAVRPTASLVLKVFSSNFRIRGFAEEVPVAQLTAFAHRHELPLLVDEGSGVIESRKAPPLRQHESFRDLIEAGCDLVCGSGDKVLGGPQAGLIAGRRSIVDRLRRSPLYRALRPGRLVLTALDAVLRRHLAEQNMPIEALWSDTGESRPRLERMADRLGGRVVRGDAYLGGGSAPDEAIEGWVLALDAPAETARRLRTGEPPVVGYQRDGHLILDLRTVDPADDEALAMAVERVLERRS from the coding sequence GTGAGTCAACTGCGACGACTACCTGCAGTGGGACGTCTGCTGCAGGAGAGCCCGCTTGCCGAACTCACAGGATTATACGGAAGGCAAGCGACGAGGGTCCAAGCGGCCCTGGTGATCGATCAGCTTCGCGGCGAGATCCGGACGGGTATCGAAGACGACGACCTGGGCGACCTCATCCGCCGGATCCCCGAACTCGTCCGCGCCGCCCTCGAAGCCGAAGCGCCGCCGCTTAGGCGGGTGCTCAATGCGACGGGGATCTTCCTCCACACGAACTTGGGCCGGGCACCGCTTCCTCGATCTGTCGCCCATGACCTCAGGACGCGGCTCGACGCCTACTGCGACCTGGAGATGGATCTTGCGACCGGACATCGCACCGACCGCAGCCTTCGCGTCGAGAGTCTCATCCGGACCCTGACCGGCGCCGAGGCGGCCCTGGTCGTCAACAACAACGCGGCCGCACTGGTGCTGGCGCTCTCGACCCTGGCTTCCGGACGGGAAGTCCTTCTTTCCCGAAGTGAACTGGTCGAGATCGGCGGCTCGTTCCGGATTCCCGACATCCTCACCGCAAGCGGCGCCCGGCTGGTCGAGGTCGGCACGACGAACCGGACGCGGCTCGCCGACTTCGAGCGTGCCGTTCGACCGACCGCATCCCTGGTACTGAAGGTCTTCTCGAGCAACTTCCGCATCCGCGGGTTCGCGGAGGAGGTTCCGGTAGCCCAACTCACCGCCTTCGCGCACCGGCACGAGCTGCCCCTCCTGGTCGACGAGGGCAGCGGCGTCATCGAATCGCGCAAGGCGCCGCCGCTCCGCCAGCACGAGAGTTTCCGGGACCTGATCGAAGCCGGCTGTGATCTGGTTTGCGGCAGCGGCGACAAGGTCCTCGGCGGACCCCAGGCCGGACTGATCGCGGGTCGGAGATCGATCGTGGACCGACTCCGACGATCGCCGCTCTACCGCGCGCTTCGTCCGGGACGGCTGGTCCTGACCGCACTGGACGCTGTGCTGCGGCGGCACCTGGCGGAGCAGAACATGCCGATCGAGGCTCTCTGGAGCGACACAGGAGAATCGCGCCCCCGGCTCGAACGGATGGCCGACAGACTTGGGGGGCGGGTCGTCCGGGGCGACGCCTACCTGGGAGGCGGCTCCGCGCCGGACGAAGCGATCGAGGGTTGGGTCCTCGCGCTGGACGCTCCCGCGGAGACCGCCCGCCGGCTTCGGACCGGCGAGCCGCCAGTGGTTGGCTACCAGCGCGACGGGCACCTCATCCTCGATCTGCGGACCGTGGATCCAGCCGACGACGAGGCGCTGGCCATGGCGGTCGAACGGGTTCTGGAGCGGCGATCCTAG
- a CDS encoding PilC/PilY family type IV pilus protein, which translates to MRSGPEELPVAMRGSSTLLVTLILLLLSGSCLALLVATQTQMLIASGQKLQARLLAAAEGGLQLAIARGIAGSAEPYSRTLVTGKPGAEIAVEVTGFFPVANGVCHLCMANLDGALSSLGGLRRVSHVAGAAAVAPPRLDGLPPPTRELTAVVDLMPWPAGETDAWDLSGTAHAARGRVRDAALTEIGAYDDDAPLTVKRLAGRDSDRPRTVTVGGLGRAGRLLYAFELSPEPRLLWRFADSRDEDGNGEADLGYTVSKPSVVSLRFGQEVHPVAIFGGGFDPARSGGVGNWLYFVAINGGEVLYKRALDGPVVAAPAVVDAAGDGLADRVYIGTTEGSLYRVDLSPAVELEGGRVPAGAWKPRQVFDTGGLPIHHPPAVIPLRALGARALALGAGGGADPGAGTEEPAAGRFQVFVEGVSGGSGTADELPQLDGENPLGGVDRLSPVLSPREQGWSLALGAGERPASPPLVAGGLLTFFTLRPTGPDGGEIRKYALQLVSGDAAGASARARLVGRSASSPASVLGSPTRIEIDHAGSSAAEVLESDELATLEKLRARMPERCRFDGSRIRLIGSGPDGLPMRLAVLPVCRIQADWAEGGP; encoded by the coding sequence GTGAGATCCGGGCCTGAAGAGCTGCCGGTTGCAATGCGAGGCAGCTCGACCCTACTGGTGACGCTGATCCTCCTGCTGTTGAGCGGCTCCTGCCTCGCGCTTCTGGTGGCGACGCAGACGCAGATGCTGATCGCCTCCGGACAGAAGCTCCAGGCACGTCTGCTCGCAGCCGCCGAGGGCGGCCTTCAGCTCGCGATCGCGCGCGGAATCGCCGGCTCCGCCGAGCCCTACAGCCGTACCCTGGTCACGGGTAAGCCGGGGGCGGAGATCGCGGTCGAGGTTACGGGCTTCTTTCCGGTGGCCAACGGCGTCTGCCACCTCTGTATGGCGAATCTGGACGGAGCGTTGAGTTCGCTTGGCGGTTTGCGACGGGTCAGTCACGTCGCCGGAGCGGCTGCTGTGGCTCCGCCGCGCCTGGATGGCCTGCCGCCTCCAACAAGAGAGCTGACCGCGGTGGTCGACCTGATGCCGTGGCCGGCCGGCGAGACCGACGCTTGGGACCTCTCGGGCACTGCGCACGCGGCGCGAGGCAGGGTCCGGGATGCCGCCTTGACCGAGATCGGCGCCTACGATGACGATGCCCCGCTGACGGTGAAGAGGCTCGCCGGCCGAGACAGCGATCGACCGCGGACGGTGACGGTCGGAGGACTCGGTCGGGCCGGTCGCCTTCTCTACGCCTTCGAGCTGTCGCCGGAGCCCCGCTTGCTGTGGCGTTTCGCCGACAGCCGGGACGAAGACGGCAACGGCGAGGCCGATCTCGGCTACACGGTGTCGAAGCCGTCGGTCGTGTCGTTGCGGTTCGGCCAGGAGGTTCATCCGGTTGCGATCTTCGGAGGCGGCTTCGACCCGGCGCGGTCGGGAGGTGTGGGGAACTGGCTGTACTTCGTGGCGATCAATGGCGGGGAGGTGCTGTACAAGCGGGCGCTCGATGGGCCTGTTGTCGCCGCGCCGGCCGTGGTCGACGCCGCGGGCGACGGACTGGCGGACCGCGTCTACATCGGGACGACCGAGGGCAGTCTCTACCGGGTTGACCTGTCACCCGCGGTAGAGCTCGAAGGCGGCCGCGTTCCGGCGGGTGCATGGAAACCCAGGCAGGTGTTCGACACCGGCGGCTTGCCGATCCATCATCCGCCTGCGGTGATCCCGTTGCGGGCGCTCGGTGCTCGTGCTCTCGCCTTGGGCGCCGGCGGCGGCGCCGATCCGGGCGCCGGGACCGAAGAACCGGCGGCAGGCCGGTTCCAGGTGTTCGTGGAGGGTGTCTCCGGCGGCTCCGGTACGGCGGACGAGTTGCCTCAGCTCGATGGTGAGAATCCACTCGGCGGTGTCGATCGGCTCTCGCCGGTGCTGTCTCCCCGGGAGCAGGGGTGGTCCCTGGCTCTGGGCGCCGGGGAGCGTCCCGCGTCGCCGCCCCTGGTCGCCGGTGGGCTTCTGACCTTCTTCACCCTACGTCCGACCGGGCCGGACGGCGGAGAGATCCGCAAGTACGCGCTTCAGCTCGTATCCGGCGACGCCGCGGGTGCCTCCGCCCGTGCACGGCTGGTCGGCCGCAGCGCCTCGTCGCCGGCGTCCGTCCTTGGATCACCGACCCGGATCGAGATCGACCACGCGGGAAGTTCGGCCGCGGAGGTGCTTGAGTCCGACGAGCTGGCGACGCTCGAGAAGCTTCGCGCTCGGATGCCGGAACGCTGCCGGTTCGATGGCAGCCGCATTCGGCTCATCGGCTCCGGCCCGGACGGCTTGCCGATGCGGCTGGCGGTTCTCCCGGTTTGCCGGATCCAGGCGGACTGGGCCGAAGGCGGGCCCTAG
- a CDS encoding type II secretion system protein has product MRDLRGPGTGGTDCGGFTLVEVLVSCALLGLAAATVMSLLVRSGLNNLEASRADTLAAMARSSLDDIAHAANVEQVWCPSISAWRENCGTETPQFRRSVRAAPVAVPARGGASVEVEEVTVEVTALQAGRAAGERTIRFVTFRTKEVR; this is encoded by the coding sequence ATGCGCGACTTGCGCGGTCCCGGCACCGGTGGAACAGACTGCGGCGGCTTCACCCTCGTCGAGGTGCTGGTTTCCTGCGCCTTGCTCGGGCTTGCCGCCGCGACGGTGATGTCGCTCCTCGTTCGGTCCGGCCTGAACAACCTCGAGGCGTCCCGGGCGGACACCCTGGCGGCCATGGCGCGTTCCTCCCTGGACGACATCGCTCACGCGGCGAACGTCGAACAGGTCTGGTGTCCTTCGATCTCAGCCTGGCGGGAGAACTGCGGTACGGAGACACCGCAATTCCGGCGTTCGGTGCGGGCAGCGCCGGTGGCGGTGCCGGCTCGTGGTGGAGCGTCCGTGGAGGTGGAGGAGGTGACGGTCGAAGTCACCGCGCTGCAGGCGGGCCGTGCGGCAGGCGAGCGGACGATCCGGTTCGTCACGTTCCGCACGAAGGAAGTGCGATGA
- a CDS encoding prepilin peptidase produces the protein MFEEAPAMAIFGAVYSAVIGLCVGSFLNVVAYRLPRGESVVRPRSRCPGCGGRIAGRDNLPLLSFVLLGGRCRMCGARISWRYPAVEATAGLLWLVSWLAFGPTVDGLAAALISSLLLVLATIDAAHYLLPDQLTYLTLGLGLVASFGVSWTTPLGSALGAAAGAVALLLLIGVWYLLRRVRGMGLGDVKMLAGVGAFLGPSGMLLTLFLACLFGAVFGILLMVRGRLGWGSRLPFGVFLSIGAVVALFFGPHLIAAYSSLL, from the coding sequence ATGTTCGAAGAGGCTCCGGCGATGGCGATCTTCGGTGCCGTGTACTCCGCGGTCATCGGCCTGTGCGTGGGCAGTTTCCTGAACGTCGTTGCCTACCGGCTGCCGCGCGGCGAGTCGGTGGTCCGGCCGCGTTCCCGCTGCCCGGGCTGCGGCGGGAGGATCGCGGGCCGGGACAACCTGCCGCTCCTGAGCTTCGTTCTGCTCGGCGGCCGCTGCCGCATGTGCGGCGCCCGGATCTCGTGGCGGTATCCGGCGGTCGAAGCTACCGCCGGGCTCCTGTGGCTCGTTTCCTGGCTCGCGTTCGGACCGACCGTCGACGGGTTGGCGGCCGCGCTGATCTCGAGCCTCCTGCTGGTGCTCGCGACGATCGACGCGGCCCACTACCTGCTTCCGGATCAGCTGACATACCTGACTCTGGGCCTTGGCCTGGTTGCGTCCTTCGGGGTTAGCTGGACGACGCCGCTGGGGTCGGCTCTCGGCGCCGCCGCCGGCGCCGTGGCTCTGCTCCTCCTGATCGGGGTCTGGTATCTGCTGCGGCGAGTTCGGGGCATGGGCCTGGGCGACGTGAAGATGCTGGCCGGTGTGGGCGCGTTTCTGGGCCCCTCCGGGATGCTGCTTACGCTTTTTCTGGCGTGCCTGTTCGGCGCGGTGTTCGGGATTCTGCTGATGGTCCGCGGGCGGCTGGGCTGGGGTTCGCGCCTGCCGTTCGGGGTCTTTCTGTCGATCGGTGCGGTCGTGGCGCTCTTCTTCGGGCCGCATCTGATCGCCGCCTACTCGTCCCTGCTGTAG